Within Citromicrobium bathyomarinum, the genomic segment CGGATTGACCGACAAGTGCATCGGCGGGACGTCCGCACCCTTGGTTTCGGGGGCTTGCGTGGGGGTGTTCTCGGGGCTTTCTTCGGTCATGGCGCTGGCCGATAGACAGACCGGCGGGGCCTGACAATACGGCGCGCGTATCGGTGGCGTATCAATCGGGCGTCAGGCTCGACCCGTAGAGCGAGAAACGGCGCGCGTGCGCAATCCGCAGTCCCGCATCGAGACGCTCGCGATCAATCTCGCTGGTCCATGAACTGCGCTCCAGCAGCGGATTGCCGCCGGGGCCGTCCTTTTCGAGTTCCTTGGACGAGAGACGCCCATTGGCCGGATTGACCGGCGGAACGATCAGCCTTCCGAGCGCCTTGGCGCGCTTTTTCATCTTCGATTTCATTTTTTCACCCATCCAAATTTGACATATTTGTTACACTATCCACTGTGTATGTAACCTAAACGTCATAATCAAGTTTCCGCGCCCTTCCGGAAATGCCCGCAGGCGGAGCGCTTGCCCTTTGCGCGCAGACGCTCTAGACGCGCCGGTCTGTCGTGGATGGCTCCCGCCATTCGCGCGTCCTCGTTCGGATTGCGGGCGTGGCGGAACTGGTAGACGCGCTTGGTTTAGGTCCAAGTATCGCAAGATGTGGGGGTTCGAGTCCCTTCGCCCGCACCAGCCTCGCCCCGCGATGCAATCAGCACTCTTTGTCGGAAAGCACGTAAGACCACTCATGCAGATCACCGAGACCGCCAACGAAGGCCTCAAGCGCGCCTATCTCATCACGATCCCCGCGAGCGAGATCGACGACCGGATCAAGGCCGAGGTGAAACGCATCGCGCCTCAGGTGCGCATGCCGGGCTTCCGCCCGGGCAAGGTGCCCGCCAACCTCGTACGCAAGATGCACGGCGAGCAGCTGCACGCGCAGGTCGTCAACGACACGATCCAGTCTTCGGTCGACGAGCTGATGAAGGACAAGGGCCTGCGCCCGGCGATGCAGCCGACCGTCGCGCTCAAGGACGGCTACGATCAGGGCAAGGATGCCGAGATCGACGTTAGCCTCGAAATCCTGCCTGAAATCGACACGCCCGACGTGGACGGCATCAAGCTGGAACGGCTGGTCGTGCCGGTGGACCAGAGCGCGATCGACGAGACGCTGCAGCGCATCGCCGACCAGAACAAGACCTACAAGGACGCCGCGAAGACCAAGAAGGCAGCCGATGGCGACCAGGTCATTATCGATTTCGTCGGCTCGATCGACGGTGTCGAATTTGAAGGCGGCAAGGCCGAAGACGCCCCGCTGGTCATCGGCTCGGGCACTTTCATTCCCGGCTTCGAAGACCAGCTCAAGGGTGTGAAGACGGGCGACGAGAAGACCGTGAAGGTCACCTTCCCCGAAGAATATCAGGCCGACCACCTGGCCGGTAAGGACGCCGAATTCGCGGTCACCGTGAAGGCGGTGAAGACGCCCGAAGACAGCGAGATCGACGATGATTTCGCCAAGAACCTCGGCCTCGAAAGCGCGGACAAGCTGCGCGAACTGGTCAAGGCGCAGATGGAGCAGGAAACTGCCGGCCTGACCCGCACCCAGATGAAGCGCCAGCTGCTCGACGCGCTGGCCGCCGGTCACGATTTCGCCGTGCCCGAGGGCATGGTCGATGCCGAATTCGAGCAGATCTGGCAGCAGCTGATGCAGGAAGCCTCGCGCGAGGAAGATTCCGAAGCGGCCGTCAAGGAAATCGAGAGCGAGCGCGACGATTACCGCCGCATCGCCGAGCGCCGCGTGCGTCTGGGCCTGCTGCTGTCCGAAATCGGTCAGGCCAATGGCGTGCAGATCAGCAGCCAGGAAATGTCGATGCTGATGCAGCAGGCTGCGCAGCAGTATCGCCCGGAAGACCGCGAGCGGTTCATGCAGTTCATCCAGAACGAGCCGATGGCTGCCGCCCAGCTGCGCGCTCCGCTGTATGAAGACAAGGTCGTCGACTTCCTGTTCGAGAAGGCCGAAATCGAAGAACGCGAAGTGACCCGCGAAGAGCTGGAAGCCGCGATCGAAGCGGAAGAAAGCACCGAAGCCGAAGCCGCCAAGGCGAAGAAGGCCCCGGCCAAGAAGGCGGCTGCGAAGAAAGCTCCTGCCAAGAAGGCCGCTGCCAAGTCGGACGACAAGGCTGACGACAAGCCCGCAGCGAAGAAGGCCCCGGCCAAGAAGCCCGCAGCCAAGAAGGACGATGCTTCCGCCGAGAAGAAGCCCGCCGCCAAGAAGGCTCCCGCCAAGAAGCCTGCGGCCAAGAAGGCCCCGGCGAAGAAGCCTGCTGCCAAGAAGGACTAAGCGCGCAGGCGCTCAGTCTTGAGAGACAAACGCGCGGGGCGGTCGGCTAGTTGCCGGTCGCCCCGCTCGCGTTTTCGGCTGCCGGATTTCCCGCCTCAGGCATCCAGCGGGTGAAATCGGGTGTCGGGATGCTCGCACTGCGCGCCCGCTCGTAGGCTGCGCCTGCCTTCAGCACTTCCCAGTCCTGCCATTTGCCGCCGATGATGGAGAGGCCAACGGGAAGCTCCTCGATCGCGCCCATCGGCACGGTCAGGTGCGGATAGCCCGCGATTGCAGCCGGGCTGCCGAAGCCGATCCTGCCGTTGAAATTGTCGCCGTTGACCAGATCGCTGACCCAGGCCGGCCCGCGCGTCGGGGCGACCAGGAATTGCACGTCGTACTCGGCCAGCAGCCGGTCGATGGTCTGCTCACCGGCGAGGTGGACCGCGTTCTCGCGTGCCGCCTCGTAAGCTTTGCGATCGGTTGTGGTCTCCGCCAGCTCGAAGATGCCTTGCCCGAACCAGCGCATCTCGGCGCGCTCATGCCGCTCGTTGAAGGCAATCAGATCGGCGAGGCTGCGCGGCGTCATCTTCTCGCGACCACCGATCGGCGGGATCGAGCCGAGGTATTGGCCCATCCCCTCGCGCAGCTCGAACAGCAGCACCTGGAAGCTGTCGCGCGATATCTCCTCGTTCGCCTCGAACTCGATATCGACCAGCGTTGCGCCTGCCGCCTCCAGATCGGCCAGCGCGGCGTCGAACACTGCGCGCAGGTCGGCACGGTTGCCTGCCTGCCTGCGCATCACCCCGATCCGCACGCCCGCCAGTGAGGCATCGGGCAGCCCTTCGGCAAAGTCGCGCTTGTAGCGGTCAGCCTCGGCCGTGGCAGGGTCTGCCGGGTCGCTGCCCGCAATCGCGGTCAGCAGCACGGCGGCATCCGTCACGCTGCGGGCCATCGGCCCGGCGGTGTCCTGCGTGCTGGAGATCGGCACCACATGAGTGCGGCTGACCAGCCCGACAGTAGGCTTGAACCCGACCACGCCGTTGATGCTGGCGGGGCAGGTGATCGATCCGTTGGTCTCGGTCCCGATTGCGGCCCATGCGAAGCCCGCGGCGACCGCTACAGCGCTGCCCGAGGATGATCCGCAGGTATTGCGATCGATCGCGTGGGGATTGCGGGTGAGACCGCCCACCGCGCTCCATCCGCTGGTGGAGTTGAAATCGCGGATATTGGCCCATTCGGAAAGATTGGTCTTACCCAGCACCACACCACCTGCCTCGCGCAGGTTTGCGATCAGCGGTGCGTCGCGGCGGGTCATGTTTCCGGCGAGCGCGAGGCTGCCGGCGGTGGTCGCAAATTCGCGGGTCTCGATATTGTCCTTCACCAGCACGGTGCGGCCTTCGAGAGGGCGTTCGGTCATCGTAACGGCAACTGCGGCAGCGTCGGGATTGAAGGCGATGACGGCGTTGAGCATCGGCCCCGCATCATCCAGCGTCCTGATTCGGGCAATCTGCGCGTTTGTGTCGACAATCGCGCTGGGCGGCATTTCCTGGATGACGATCACGTCATCGGCGCTCTCCGCCTCATGTGCCAACGACGGCGATGCAGCGACAATGGCGAGCGCGAGTACCGCGAGCGAGGTGTATGTCTTCATGGGGCGCGATGCTGCGTCAGCACCGCGCCCCCGTCAATTGCCTGTGCGGATTACCCGAAGGTCACTTCCTTGGCATTGTTGATCACCGTGCCGAGGATCCCGTAATCCTTCGCTTCTTCGGTGTTCATCCAGAAATCGCGATCGATATCCTTGATCACCTTTTCCACCGGCTGGCCGGTCGCATCGGAAATCTTGTGCGCGATGCGTTCGCGCATTTTGACGATTTCCTGCGCCTGGATCGCGATGTCGCTGGCCATGCCGCGCGCACCGCCCGAGGGCTGGTGGATCAGGAAGCGCGTGTTGGGCAGGCAGAAGCGGCGCTCTGCCGGAACGCTGAGGAAGATGTGCGTCGCGATGCTGGCGACCCAGCCGGTGCCGATCATGGCGACGGGCGAGGCGATGAAGCTGATCAGATCGTGGATCGTGTCACCCGATTCGACATGGCCGCCGGGCGAATTGACGATCACCCTGATGGGCTCGTGGCTGACATGGTCGAGATAGAGCAGCTGCATCGAAATGCGCTCCGCCATCTTCTGGTCCACGCCGCCGAAGATCAGCACGGTGCGTGCATCGAGGAACTTGTTCATCATCGCCGCGCCGGCGTTGGAGATGTCCTTGTCCGTCTCTTCCTCGTCATCGGCGCGGAAGGGGATGGGGTTGCTGGGCATCGTCATAAATCAGGCTCCTTGGGCGCATCGCCATCAAGAATTGGGCACCGCGCATGTTGTTGCGGCACAACTGGCGCGCGCGGGCTTTCCATTCAAGCCTTGATGATGAAAGGATGAGACCAGATATAGGCGGCCAAGACAGATAAGGACCCTTCATGCAATTCGACGAATCCGGCTATTTCCGCGACCCCGCAACCGGCGCGCTGGTGCCCGTGGTGGTCGAACAGACCAGTCGCGGCGAACGCAGCTTCGATATTTTCAGCCGCCTGCTGCGCGAACGGATCGTGTTCCTCACCGGCCCGGTGGAAGATGGCATGGCCAGCCTCGCGGTGGCGCAGCTGCTGTTTCTCGAGAGCGAGAACCCGTCCAAGCCGATCAGCATGTACATCAACTCGCCCGGCGGGGTGGTGACGGCCGGGATGGCGATCCACGACACCATGCAGTACATCCAGCCGCGCATTTCCACGGTGTGCGTGGGCCAGGCCGCGTCGATGGGCAGCTTCCTGCTGGCTGCGGGCGAGCCCGGCATGCGGATCGCGCTGCCCAATGCGCGGATCATGATCCACCAGCCTTCGGGCGGCGCGCAGGGCATGGCTTCGGACATCGAGATTCAGGCGCGCGAGATCCTGCGCATTCGCAAGAACATGAACGAGCTCTACGCCAAGTACACCGGCCAGCCGCTGGAGAAGATTGAGGAAGCGATGGATCGCGATACCTTCCTCGATGCGCAGGAAGCCATGAAGTTCGGCCTCGTCGACAAGGTCTTCGAAAGCCGTCCGCAGGGCGATTCGGGCGACGACTCGAGCAGCGAACCCGAAGGATCGGGCGGGGCACCGGCCTGACGGGCCTCCCGCCGTCCCGGCGCCGGCGTGGCCTCAAGGCCACAAGGCTCTGAAAAATGAGGGCGTAAATTTACGCGGGGGCTGTCTTCAGCCCTTCGCAAGGCGATTCGTGCGACACATGCCTAGGTTGCATTGGCGTGCATGAAAGTTACATTCGTAAGGTTCTCCGCAGCTGCGGGGATTCGAGGATAGCAGGATTATGAGTAAATTGAGCGGAACGGATAGCAAAAGCACGCTGTACTGCAGCTTCTGCGGCAAATCGCAGCATGAGGTGCGCAAGCTGATCGCCGGGCCGACCGTTTTCATCTGCGATGAGTGTGTCGAGCTGTGCAACGACATTATTCGCGAGGAAACCAAGGCCGGGCTGACCGGGCGCAAGGAAGGCGAAGTGCCGACCCCGTCCGAGATCTGCGCCACGCTCAACGATTACGTGATCGGGCAGGAACGCGCGAAGCGCGTGCTCTCGGTCGCGGTGCACAACCACTACAAGCGTCTGAAGCACGCCGGGAAACAGGGCGACGTCGAACTGGCGAAGTCGAACATCCTGCTGGTCGGTCCGACCGGTTCGGGCAAGACGCTGCTCGCGCAGACGCTGGCGCGTACCTTCGATGTGCCCTTCACGATGGCCGACGCGACCACGCTGACCGAAGCGGGCTA encodes:
- the tig gene encoding trigger factor; its protein translation is MQITETANEGLKRAYLITIPASEIDDRIKAEVKRIAPQVRMPGFRPGKVPANLVRKMHGEQLHAQVVNDTIQSSVDELMKDKGLRPAMQPTVALKDGYDQGKDAEIDVSLEILPEIDTPDVDGIKLERLVVPVDQSAIDETLQRIADQNKTYKDAAKTKKAADGDQVIIDFVGSIDGVEFEGGKAEDAPLVIGSGTFIPGFEDQLKGVKTGDEKTVKVTFPEEYQADHLAGKDAEFAVTVKAVKTPEDSEIDDDFAKNLGLESADKLRELVKAQMEQETAGLTRTQMKRQLLDALAAGHDFAVPEGMVDAEFEQIWQQLMQEASREEDSEAAVKEIESERDDYRRIAERRVRLGLLLSEIGQANGVQISSQEMSMLMQQAAQQYRPEDRERFMQFIQNEPMAAAQLRAPLYEDKVVDFLFEKAEIEEREVTREELEAAIEAEESTEAEAAKAKKAPAKKAAAKKAPAKKAAAKSDDKADDKPAAKKAPAKKPAAKKDDASAEKKPAAKKAPAKKPAAKKAPAKKPAAKKD
- a CDS encoding amidase → MKTYTSLAVLALAIVAASPSLAHEAESADDVIVIQEMPPSAIVDTNAQIARIRTLDDAGPMLNAVIAFNPDAAAVAVTMTERPLEGRTVLVKDNIETREFATTAGSLALAGNMTRRDAPLIANLREAGGVVLGKTNLSEWANIRDFNSTSGWSAVGGLTRNPHAIDRNTCGSSSGSAVAVAAGFAWAAIGTETNGSITCPASINGVVGFKPTVGLVSRTHVVPISSTQDTAGPMARSVTDAAVLLTAIAGSDPADPATAEADRYKRDFAEGLPDASLAGVRIGVMRRQAGNRADLRAVFDAALADLEAAGATLVDIEFEANEEISRDSFQVLLFELREGMGQYLGSIPPIGGREKMTPRSLADLIAFNERHERAEMRWFGQGIFELAETTTDRKAYEAARENAVHLAGEQTIDRLLAEYDVQFLVAPTRGPAWVSDLVNGDNFNGRIGFGSPAAIAGYPHLTVPMGAIEELPVGLSIIGGKWQDWEVLKAGAAYERARSASIPTPDFTRWMPEAGNPAAENASGATGN
- a CDS encoding ATP-dependent Clp protease proteolytic subunit; amino-acid sequence: MTMPSNPIPFRADDEEETDKDISNAGAAMMNKFLDARTVLIFGGVDQKMAERISMQLLYLDHVSHEPIRVIVNSPGGHVESGDTIHDLISFIASPVAMIGTGWVASIATHIFLSVPAERRFCLPNTRFLIHQPSGGARGMASDIAIQAQEIVKMRERIAHKISDATGQPVEKVIKDIDRDFWMNTEEAKDYGILGTVINNAKEVTFG
- a CDS encoding ATP-dependent Clp protease proteolytic subunit is translated as MQFDESGYFRDPATGALVPVVVEQTSRGERSFDIFSRLLRERIVFLTGPVEDGMASLAVAQLLFLESENPSKPISMYINSPGGVVTAGMAIHDTMQYIQPRISTVCVGQAASMGSFLLAAGEPGMRIALPNARIMIHQPSGGAQGMASDIEIQAREILRIRKNMNELYAKYTGQPLEKIEEAMDRDTFLDAQEAMKFGLVDKVFESRPQGDSGDDSSSEPEGSGGAPA